A single window of Brevundimonas vitisensis DNA harbors:
- a CDS encoding DNA-deoxyinosine glycosylase, translated as MISPGPGPRTGFRPIAGPGTRVLILGSLPGEASLAAGQYYAHPRNDFWRLMGPVIGRDLAPMPYAERLEALAEAHVGLWDVIASAERQGSLDSAIRTPQAADLRGLVGQLAALRAIGFNGAKASALGRKVLDPVPSSLALLTLPSSSPAHARPLAEKARSWGALTGFLVD; from the coding sequence ATGATCTCGCCGGGGCCGGGTCCTCGGACCGGCTTCCGCCCGATCGCCGGGCCGGGGACGCGGGTGCTGATCCTGGGGAGTCTGCCCGGAGAGGCGTCGCTGGCGGCCGGTCAGTATTATGCCCACCCGCGCAATGACTTCTGGCGGCTTATGGGTCCGGTGATCGGACGCGATCTGGCACCGATGCCCTATGCAGAGCGCCTCGAAGCGCTGGCGGAAGCTCATGTCGGCCTGTGGGATGTCATCGCCTCGGCAGAGCGGCAAGGCAGTCTGGACAGCGCAATCAGAACGCCCCAGGCGGCCGATCTGCGCGGACTGGTCGGGCAGCTGGCGGCATTGCGCGCCATAGGCTTCAACGGGGCCAAGGCTTCGGCGCTGGGGCGCAAGGTGCTGGACCCTGTCCCGTCATCCCTGGCCCTGCTGACCCTGCCCTCGTCCAGTCCCGCCCATGCCCGGCCCTTGGCCGAGAAGGCCAGAAGCTGGGGCGCATTGACCGGCTTCCTGGTGGACTGA
- a CDS encoding fasciclin domain-containing protein encodes MSILRTLGLASVSAAAMIAVAACTPAAEEPATTDAASTEGAMAPAAASTDPVVGGAAMSPNETIVANASKASNLTTLVSAVTAADLVETLSGPGPFTVFAPDNAAFEKIPAATREGLLAPAGKADLTKILTYHVVPGRITAADLTSQIQAGGGTARLTTVEGGTLTATAGANGSVILTDEAGGTSTVTQADVMQSNGVVHVIDTVVMPN; translated from the coding sequence ATGTCCATTCTCCGTACCCTCGGCCTCGCCTCCGTATCCGCTGCCGCGATGATCGCCGTCGCCGCCTGCACCCCCGCGGCCGAAGAACCCGCGACCACCGACGCCGCCTCGACCGAAGGGGCCATGGCTCCGGCCGCCGCCTCTACGGACCCGGTCGTCGGCGGTGCTGCCATGAGCCCGAATGAAACCATCGTCGCCAACGCCTCGAAGGCCTCCAACCTGACCACCCTGGTCAGCGCCGTGACCGCGGCCGATCTGGTCGAGACCCTCAGCGGCCCCGGTCCGTTCACCGTCTTCGCGCCGGACAATGCGGCGTTCGAAAAGATCCCCGCCGCCACGCGTGAAGGCCTGCTGGCCCCCGCCGGCAAGGCCGACCTGACCAAGATCCTGACCTATCACGTCGTGCCCGGCCGCATCACCGCGGCTGACCTGACGTCGCAGATTCAGGCTGGTGGCGGCACGGCTCGCCTGACCACGGTCGAAGGCGGCACTCTGACGGCAACGGCCGGTGCCAACGGCTCGGTCATCCTGACCGACGAAGCGGGCGGCACCTCCACGGTGACCCAGGCCGATGTCATGCAGTCGAATGGCGTGGTCCACGTCATCGACACGGTCGTGATGCCCAACTGA
- a CDS encoding lytic transglycosylase domain-containing protein, which produces MMTRLRALAATGTAVSLAMVLGLASPALAQTAARSVPRALSSADRLSYTTAFDAIRRGDLDAAREAARQAQDRVLLGQVEFERLFHNDHVATYEELVAWLEEYSDLPDAPRVYQLAMRRRPDGAAEPRRPSGANGRVWNRRPSPGGGAMPDDPTKAARIAYNADDLTGAYAMGVETGDWWTAGLAAWRLSSWDDAFRAFQRVAEDPTEDPWVRSAGAFWTARAAGRSGRQDQVQPFLRLAARWPATFYGQIAMRQLGEEPVIENAGPVPYQATRAVAYRPEAEEEIDQRELEAFVRDDPRARRAVAYYEIGRRDEAETELRTGFRTAVDDGARRLWRGLTGALGLRRTNAHRQAERIDAEHYPMPDLQPEGGFVIERALVYAIARKETNFNAGARSGAGAYGMMQVMPATAAEMTGDRGFITDPSRLLQPAVNLRLGQGYVARVLAMPVMEGDLLRAAASYNAGPGPMIGAIRKLGPDADPLLLIETIDVPQARDYVEKVVAAYWIYQRMMGGPLHTLDAVASGATAIPISLDYVPPPPAPLSLPAIIATAPEPEN; this is translated from the coding sequence ATGATGACGAGACTGCGCGCCCTGGCCGCGACCGGCACCGCGGTTTCCCTGGCAATGGTGCTGGGACTGGCATCGCCTGCCCTGGCCCAGACGGCCGCGCGCAGCGTGCCGCGCGCCCTCAGCAGCGCGGATCGGCTCAGCTACACCACCGCCTTTGACGCGATCCGCCGAGGCGATCTGGACGCCGCGCGCGAGGCGGCCCGGCAGGCCCAGGACCGCGTCCTGCTGGGGCAGGTCGAGTTCGAGCGCCTGTTCCATAACGACCATGTCGCCACCTATGAGGAACTGGTCGCCTGGCTCGAGGAATACTCCGACCTGCCGGATGCGCCGCGCGTCTATCAGTTGGCCATGCGGCGACGCCCCGACGGGGCGGCTGAGCCGCGAAGGCCGTCCGGGGCCAACGGCCGCGTCTGGAACCGGCGGCCCTCACCCGGTGGCGGGGCCATGCCGGACGATCCGACCAAGGCGGCCCGGATCGCCTACAATGCCGATGACCTGACCGGCGCCTATGCCATGGGGGTCGAGACCGGCGACTGGTGGACGGCGGGGCTGGCGGCCTGGCGGCTGTCGTCCTGGGACGATGCCTTTCGCGCCTTCCAGCGTGTCGCCGAAGATCCGACCGAGGACCCCTGGGTCCGCTCTGCCGGGGCCTTCTGGACGGCGCGCGCCGCCGGACGATCAGGGCGGCAGGATCAGGTTCAGCCCTTCCTGCGCCTGGCCGCCCGCTGGCCTGCCACCTTCTATGGCCAGATTGCCATGCGGCAACTGGGCGAGGAGCCGGTAATCGAGAATGCCGGGCCGGTCCCCTATCAGGCCACCCGAGCGGTCGCCTATCGCCCGGAGGCCGAGGAAGAGATCGATCAGCGCGAGCTGGAGGCCTTCGTCCGCGACGATCCGCGCGCCCGCCGCGCCGTCGCCTATTATGAGATTGGCCGACGCGACGAGGCCGAGACCGAACTGCGAACCGGATTCCGCACAGCGGTCGACGACGGCGCACGGCGGCTGTGGCGAGGACTGACCGGGGCCCTGGGCCTGAGGCGCACCAACGCCCACCGCCAGGCAGAACGCATCGATGCCGAACACTATCCGATGCCCGACCTGCAGCCCGAGGGCGGCTTCGTGATCGAGCGGGCCCTGGTCTATGCGATCGCCCGCAAGGAGACGAACTTCAACGCCGGAGCGCGGTCGGGTGCCGGAGCGTATGGGATGATGCAGGTGATGCCGGCGACGGCGGCGGAAATGACCGGGGATCGGGGCTTCATCACAGATCCGAGCAGGTTGCTGCAGCCTGCGGTGAACCTGCGCTTGGGCCAGGGCTATGTCGCCCGGGTGCTGGCCATGCCGGTGATGGAAGGCGATCTGCTGCGCGCTGCCGCCTCCTACAACGCCGGCCCCGGTCCGATGATCGGTGCCATCCGCAAACTGGGTCCCGATGCGGACCCGCTGCTGCTGATCGAAACGATCGATGTGCCCCAGGCACGCGACTATGTCGAAAAGGTCGTCGCCGCCTATTGGATCTATCAGCGGATGATGGGCGGCCCGCTGCATACTCTGGATGCGGTGGCGTCCGGTGCCACGGCCATTCCGATCAGCCTGGACTATGTTCCGCCGCCCCCGGCACCGCTGTCGCTGCCGGCCATCATCGCCACTGCCCCCGAGCCCGAGAACTGA
- a CDS encoding uracil-DNA glycosylase — translation MNASTIELAATEALLAFWRDAGVDACYADAPIDRTHIAPPPAAKAVARATATVTPLPLSGAGLNDSVSEARRLATAADSLEALAKAVADFEGCPLRGMGARQSVFGRGDPAAPVLVIGEGPGAEEDERGEPFVGKAGRLLDRMLAAAGLEGKVFITNTVFWQPPGNRTPSPAEQAVCAPFVERTFALMQPRAVLLLGGAASKSVLQSDEGIMRLRGQWREWRLAEGNVSAPVMPTLHPAFLLRQPQTKKQAWADLLALAVRLEQAD, via the coding sequence ATGAACGCATCAACGATCGAATTGGCCGCGACCGAGGCCCTGCTGGCCTTCTGGCGCGATGCAGGCGTCGACGCCTGCTATGCCGACGCGCCGATTGATCGCACCCACATTGCTCCGCCACCGGCCGCCAAGGCGGTCGCCCGGGCCACCGCCACGGTGACGCCCCTGCCGCTGAGCGGTGCTGGCCTCAACGATTCCGTGTCGGAGGCGCGCCGCCTGGCTACGGCGGCCGACAGTCTGGAGGCCCTGGCCAAGGCCGTGGCGGATTTCGAGGGGTGTCCGCTGCGTGGCATGGGAGCCCGGCAGTCGGTCTTCGGTCGCGGCGATCCGGCGGCCCCTGTGCTGGTCATCGGCGAGGGGCCCGGGGCCGAAGAGGACGAGCGCGGCGAACCCTTCGTCGGCAAGGCGGGGCGGCTGCTGGACCGCATGCTGGCGGCGGCGGGGCTGGAGGGAAAGGTCTTCATCACCAATACCGTCTTCTGGCAACCGCCGGGCAATCGCACCCCCAGCCCGGCGGAACAGGCGGTCTGTGCCCCCTTCGTGGAACGGACCTTTGCGCTGATGCAGCCTCGGGCCGTTCTGCTGCTGGGCGGGGCGGCGTCGAAGTCCGTGCTGCAGAGCGACGAGGGCATCATGCGACTGCGCGGGCAATGGCGCGAGTGGCGTCTGGCGGAGGGCAATGTCTCTGCACCCGTGATGCCGACGCTGCATCCGGCCTTCCTGCTGCGCCAGCCTCAGACCAAGAAGCAGGCCTGGGCCGATCTGCTGGCGTTGGCGGTCCGGCTGGAACAGGCTGACTGA
- the purB gene encoding adenylosuccinate lyase: MISRYARPDAVALWSQETKYSIWFEIEAHAATKMAELGVIPTEAAEAIWAKGKDVVWNADRIDEIERTTKHDVIAFLTHVSETVGEEARFLHQGMTSSDVLDTCFSVQLARASDMLVVGIDRVLAALEKRATEHKFTVCVGRSHGIHAEPVTFGLKLAGYHAEFQRARRRILAAREEIATCAISGAVGTFANVDPAVEAYVAEKMGLTVEPVSTQVIPRDRHAAFFAALGVMASSVERLAVEIRHLQRTEVLEAEEPFDPGQKGSSAMPHKRNPILTENLTGLARLVRSAVVPAMENVALWHERDISHSSVERGIGPDATIHLDFALHRLAGVVERLQVYPANMEKNLNLLGGLVHSQRVMLALTQAGVSREDAYAAVQENAMKVWRGEGRFLDFLKADARVTLPHDQLEALFDLGYHTKHVDTVFARVFGHG; encoded by the coding sequence ATGATCAGCCGCTATGCCCGCCCCGACGCCGTCGCCCTGTGGTCGCAGGAGACCAAATATTCGATCTGGTTCGAGATCGAGGCCCATGCCGCGACCAAGATGGCCGAACTCGGCGTCATTCCGACCGAGGCCGCCGAGGCCATCTGGGCCAAGGGCAAGGACGTCGTCTGGAATGCCGATCGCATCGACGAGATCGAGCGCACCACCAAACATGACGTCATCGCCTTCCTGACCCATGTGTCCGAGACGGTCGGCGAGGAAGCGCGCTTCCTGCACCAGGGCATGACGTCCTCGGACGTGCTGGACACCTGTTTCTCGGTCCAGCTGGCCCGGGCCTCGGACATGCTGGTGGTCGGCATCGACCGCGTCCTGGCGGCGCTGGAGAAGCGGGCGACGGAGCACAAGTTCACCGTCTGCGTCGGCCGCAGCCATGGCATCCACGCCGAGCCGGTCACCTTCGGCCTCAAACTGGCCGGCTATCATGCCGAGTTCCAGCGGGCTCGCCGCCGCATCCTGGCCGCGCGCGAAGAAATCGCCACCTGCGCCATCTCCGGCGCGGTCGGCACTTTTGCCAACGTCGATCCGGCGGTCGAAGCCTATGTCGCCGAAAAGATGGGCCTGACCGTCGAGCCCGTTTCGACCCAGGTGATCCCGCGCGATCGCCACGCCGCCTTCTTTGCCGCCCTGGGCGTGATGGCCTCCTCCGTCGAGCGGCTGGCCGTCGAGATTCGGCACCTGCAGCGCACCGAGGTGCTGGAGGCCGAAGAGCCTTTCGATCCCGGCCAGAAGGGGTCGTCGGCCATGCCGCACAAGCGCAACCCCATCCTGACCGAGAACCTGACCGGCCTGGCGCGCCTGGTCCGCTCCGCCGTCGTCCCGGCCATGGAGAACGTGGCCCTCTGGCACGAGCGGGACATCAGCCATTCCTCGGTCGAGCGCGGCATCGGACCCGATGCCACAATCCATCTGGATTTTGCGCTGCACCGGCTGGCTGGCGTGGTCGAGCGGCTGCAGGTCTATCCGGCCAATATGGAAAAGAACCTCAACCTGCTGGGCGGTCTGGTTCACTCGCAACGTGTGATGCTGGCACTGACGCAGGCGGGCGTGTCACGCGAAGACGCCTATGCCGCGGTTCAGGAGAACGCCATGAAGGTCTGGCGCGGCGAGGGCCGCTTCCTGGACTTCCTGAAGGCTGACGCCCGGGTCACCCTGCCCCATGACCAGCTCGAGGCCCTGTTCGACCTCGGCTATCACACCAAACATGTGGACACCGTGTTCGCCCGGGTCTTCGGTCACGGCTGA
- a CDS encoding glutathione S-transferase family protein, with translation MELVIGDKAYSTWSLRPWLVLKRCGATFDEVVVALNQPDTAARIAEHSPTGKVPVLKVDGETIWDSMAIAVWCAERFPDVPLWPADAHARWLARSVACEMHAGFGALRTVCAMGPEHSMVGPDRADPPSDDAVRQEVIRLVEIFRTMRARFGQGGSYLFGAWSVPDAFFTPVAARIRHYRIDLAEHGDSDGVAAAYVATLLEQPDFLEWGRDA, from the coding sequence ATGGAATTGGTGATCGGTGACAAGGCTTATTCGACCTGGTCCCTTCGCCCGTGGCTGGTGCTGAAGCGGTGCGGGGCGACCTTCGACGAGGTCGTCGTCGCCCTGAACCAGCCGGATACGGCGGCGCGGATTGCCGAACACTCCCCCACGGGCAAGGTGCCGGTGCTGAAGGTCGACGGTGAGACCATCTGGGACTCCATGGCCATCGCCGTCTGGTGCGCCGAGCGGTTTCCCGATGTCCCGCTGTGGCCCGCCGATGCCCATGCCCGCTGGCTGGCCCGATCGGTGGCCTGCGAAATGCACGCGGGCTTCGGAGCGCTTCGGACCGTGTGCGCCATGGGGCCTGAGCATTCCATGGTGGGGCCAGACCGGGCCGATCCTCCGAGCGACGATGCGGTGCGGCAGGAAGTGATCCGGCTGGTCGAGATCTTCCGCACCATGCGTGCCCGGTTCGGTCAGGGCGGTTCCTATCTGTTTGGGGCGTGGTCAGTGCCGGATGCCTTCTTCACCCCGGTGGCCGCGCGCATCCGCCACTATCGCATCGATCTGGCCGAGCATGGCGACAGCGATGGGGTTGCGGCGGCCTATGTGGCGACCCTGCTGGAACAGCCTGACTTCCTGGAATGGGGCCGTGACGCCTGA
- a CDS encoding electron transfer flavoprotein-ubiquinone oxidoreductase, producing the protein MEYDVVIVGGGPAGLAAAIRLKQRAEKDGKDISVAVLEKSAEVGGHILSGAVIDPRALSELFPDWKERGAPLETPVTKDRFMILGPMGQVSLPMALLPPMMHNDGCYIASLGNVARWLGEQAEALGVEVYPGMAASHVVWEEETGRVKGVVAGVFGIDKHGQPTGDFQPGIELHGKYVFIAEGVRGSLAKTIMARHNLCDEAEPQKFGIGLKELWQVPAEKHQPGLAQHTTGWPLDEFTGGGSFMYHFGDRYVAIGYVVHLNYKNPYLSPFDEFQRFKHHPAISEHLEGGTRISYGARAITEGGFQSVPQLSFPGGVLIGCSAGFVNVPRIKGSHNAMKTGMLAADAAYDAVMAGRSGDQLVEYQAAYEKSWVYQELKRVRNAKPLLTKFGTTLGGALGLFDMWFGTLFGGLSLFGTQKHVKTDAASTELAAKHKPIVYAKPDGKLSFDKLSSVFISNTNHAEEQPAHLKLLDPSVPIQVNLPKYGEPARLYCPAGVYEVLYDEDGKSNPRFQINAQNCVHCKTCDIKDPSQNIVWTTPEGGGGPNYPNM; encoded by the coding sequence ATGGAGTATGACGTCGTCATCGTCGGCGGCGGCCCCGCTGGCCTGGCCGCAGCCATCCGCCTGAAGCAGCGGGCCGAGAAGGACGGCAAGGACATCTCCGTTGCCGTGCTGGAAAAGAGCGCCGAGGTCGGCGGCCACATCCTGTCCGGCGCGGTCATCGACCCGCGCGCCCTGTCGGAACTGTTCCCGGACTGGAAGGAACGCGGTGCCCCTCTGGAGACACCCGTCACCAAGGACCGGTTCATGATCCTGGGCCCCATGGGACAGGTGTCCCTGCCGATGGCCCTGCTGCCGCCGATGATGCACAACGACGGCTGCTACATCGCCTCCCTTGGCAATGTCGCGCGCTGGCTGGGCGAACAGGCCGAGGCCCTGGGCGTCGAGGTCTATCCCGGCATGGCCGCCAGCCATGTGGTCTGGGAAGAGGAAACGGGCCGGGTCAAGGGCGTGGTCGCCGGCGTCTTCGGCATCGACAAGCATGGCCAGCCGACCGGGGATTTCCAGCCCGGCATCGAGCTGCACGGCAAATATGTCTTCATCGCCGAAGGGGTGCGGGGCTCGCTGGCCAAGACCATCATGGCGCGCCACAACCTGTGCGATGAGGCTGAGCCCCAGAAGTTCGGCATCGGCCTGAAGGAGCTGTGGCAGGTCCCGGCAGAGAAGCACCAGCCCGGCCTGGCCCAGCACACCACCGGCTGGCCTCTGGATGAGTTCACCGGCGGCGGCAGCTTCATGTACCATTTCGGCGATCGCTATGTGGCGATCGGCTATGTCGTCCACCTGAACTACAAGAACCCCTATCTGTCGCCCTTCGACGAGTTTCAGCGGTTCAAGCATCATCCGGCGATCAGCGAACACCTGGAGGGCGGCACCCGCATCTCCTACGGTGCGCGGGCGATCACCGAGGGTGGCTTCCAGTCGGTGCCCCAGCTGTCGTTCCCCGGCGGTGTTCTGATCGGCTGTTCCGCCGGTTTCGTGAACGTGCCCCGCATCAAGGGCAGCCATAATGCGATGAAGACCGGCATGTTGGCCGCCGACGCTGCCTATGACGCGGTCATGGCGGGCCGGTCCGGCGATCAGCTGGTCGAGTATCAGGCGGCCTATGAAAAGAGCTGGGTCTATCAGGAGCTGAAGCGCGTCCGGAACGCCAAGCCGCTGCTGACCAAGTTCGGCACCACCCTGGGTGGGGCGCTGGGCCTGTTCGATATGTGGTTCGGCACCCTTTTCGGCGGCCTGTCGCTGTTCGGCACCCAGAAACACGTCAAGACGGACGCCGCCTCCACCGAGCTGGCGGCGAAGCACAAGCCCATCGTCTATGCCAAGCCGGACGGAAAGCTGTCGTTCGACAAGCTGTCGTCGGTGTTTATCTCGAACACCAACCATGCCGAGGAGCAGCCTGCGCATCTGAAGCTGCTGGACCCCAGCGTGCCGATCCAGGTCAACCTGCCCAAATATGGCGAGCCTGCGCGGCTGTACTGCCCCGCCGGGGTCTATGAGGTGCTCTACGACGAGGACGGCAAGTCCAATCCGCGCTTCCAGATCAACGCCCAGAACTGCGTCCACTGCAAAACCTGCGACATCAAGGATCCGTCGCAGAACATCGTCTGGACGACACCGGAGGGCGGCGGCGGGCCGAACTATCCGAATATGTGA
- a CDS encoding 2OG-Fe(II) oxygenase family protein, translated as MSQAPLRLNPDLDIAAAAAAYRRDGWVQVPDIFTPETAGFLAELLEARIDWDLAFQGEDGRPAVLGRKEIVGQGEAALQQRLRRMMTQAGSGYGFLYLAYPLITAYLAGRDPGHPVHGLTEFLNADFVRLTTAITGRTDIVKADGQLTRYRPGDFIGLHNDVGSEASDRLVAYTLGLTRQWRADWGGQLLFHDAAGDVIRGHAPRWNTLTLFSVPQYHSVAPVAAYAQAPRLSVVGWLRNAGR; from the coding sequence ATGAGCCAGGCCCCCCTCCGGCTTAATCCCGATCTGGACATTGCGGCAGCCGCTGCCGCCTATCGCCGCGATGGATGGGTGCAGGTTCCGGATATCTTCACGCCGGAGACGGCGGGATTCCTGGCCGAGCTTCTGGAGGCCCGAATAGACTGGGACCTGGCATTTCAGGGGGAGGACGGACGCCCGGCCGTGCTGGGGCGCAAGGAGATCGTCGGTCAGGGCGAGGCTGCGCTGCAACAGCGACTGCGCCGGATGATGACCCAGGCGGGATCGGGCTATGGCTTTCTCTATCTCGCCTATCCGCTGATCACGGCCTATCTCGCCGGTCGCGATCCCGGGCACCCGGTCCACGGGCTTACGGAGTTCCTCAACGCCGACTTCGTCCGGCTGACCACGGCGATCACCGGACGGACGGACATCGTCAAGGCGGACGGCCAACTGACCCGCTATCGTCCCGGCGACTTCATCGGCCTGCACAACGATGTGGGATCGGAGGCCAGCGACCGGCTGGTGGCCTATACCCTGGGACTGACGCGCCAATGGCGTGCGGACTGGGGCGGTCAGCTGCTGTTTCACGATGCGGCGGGCGATGTGATCCGTGGCCACGCCCCGCGCTGGAACACCCTCACGCTCTTCAGCGTGCCACAGTATCATTCCGTCGCCCCCGTCGCGGCCTATGCGCAGGCCCCTCGCCTGTCGGTCGTCGGCTGGTTGAGGAATGCGGGACGATGA